A single region of the Hirundo rustica isolate bHirRus1 chromosome 17, bHirRus1.pri.v3, whole genome shotgun sequence genome encodes:
- the TMEM233 gene encoding transmembrane protein 233 — protein MSALPAGADIKRALENSPETNIEDELPDGPPQPRPKSYLLLSILACFCPAYPVNIVAFVFAVMALNSYNQGDIEGSKRLGRNALWVAVASIIIGLVIIGIYCVVHFTTHAI, from the exons ATGTCCGCGCTCCCCGCCGGCGCCGACATCAAGCGGGCTCTGGAGAACAGCCCCGAGACCAACATCGAGGATGAGCTGCCCGACGGGCCGCCGCAGCCGCGGCCCAAGAGCTacctgctcctcagcatcctcGCCTGCTTCTGTCCCGCCTATCCCGTCAACATCGTCGCCTTCGTGTTCGCCGTCATG GCTCTGAACAGTTACAACCAAGGGGACATAGAAGGCTCCAAGCGGCTGGGTCGCAACGCGCTCTGGGTGGCCGTGGCCTCCATCATCATCGGCCTCGTCATCATCGGCATCTACTGCGTGGTTCACTTCACAACG CATGCTATCTGA